One part of the Pandoraea faecigallinarum genome encodes these proteins:
- a CDS encoding replication-associated recombination protein A: MPDLFAQEPAAPLAEALRPKTLDEVIGQSHLLGEGKPLRLAFQSGKPHSMIFWGPPGVGKTTLARLTATAFKCEFIALSAVLSGVKDIREAMDQARQYLAQGKNTILFVDEIHRFNKSQQDALLPHVESGLFTFIGATTENPSFEVNSALLSRAQVYVLKSLTEEELKLLLKRVQEEGALGDLEFEDKTVDTIIGYADGDARRFLNLLEQCKTAAGAAGIHKVDTDFIQNALTLNSRRFDKGGDNFYDQISALHKSVRGSNPDAALYWLTRMLDGGADPRYLSRRIVRMAWEDIGLADPRAMQIANDAALTYERLGSPEGELALGQAVIYLAVAAKSNAGYNAYNQARAFVKQDKSREVPVHLRNAPTKLMKELGYGHEYRYAHDEPNAYAAGETYLPDGIEEPGWYQPVPRGLEIKIGEKLSMLKKWDEEAGKK; encoded by the coding sequence ATGCCTGATTTGTTCGCACAAGAGCCTGCTGCACCACTCGCTGAAGCCCTTCGCCCCAAGACCTTGGACGAGGTCATTGGGCAGTCTCACTTGCTGGGTGAAGGCAAGCCATTGAGACTGGCTTTCCAGTCGGGAAAACCTCACTCCATGATCTTCTGGGGGCCGCCGGGTGTTGGTAAAACCACCTTGGCGCGGCTCACAGCTACAGCCTTCAAGTGTGAGTTCATAGCACTGTCTGCGGTCTTGTCTGGTGTCAAAGACATCAGAGAGGCAATGGATCAGGCAAGGCAATATCTTGCTCAGGGCAAGAACACCATCTTGTTCGTAGACGAAATTCACAGGTTCAATAAGTCTCAACAAGATGCCTTGTTGCCTCACGTGGAATCAGGGCTGTTCACCTTCATTGGTGCCACCACTGAGAACCCTTCTTTTGAGGTTAATTCTGCTCTTCTGTCTCGTGCTCAAGTCTATGTGCTGAAGTCACTAACAGAAGAAGAATTGAAGCTGCTCTTGAAGCGTGTCCAAGAAGAAGGTGCTCTTGGTGACTTGGAGTTTGAAGATAAAACAGTAGATACCATCATTGGCTATGCAGATGGTGATGCAAGAAGGTTCTTAAACCTGCTTGAACAGTGCAAAACGGCTGCTGGTGCTGCTGGTATCCACAAGGTTGATACAGACTTCATCCAGAACGCCTTGACCTTGAATTCAAGGCGTTTTGATAAAGGTGGAGACAACTTCTATGACCAGATTTCTGCCTTGCACAAGTCTGTTCGTGGCTCCAATCCAGATGCGGCCCTCTACTGGCTGACACGCATGTTGGACGGTGGCGCTGATCCAAGGTATCTATCAAGGCGGATTGTTCGCATGGCTTGGGAAGACATTGGCTTGGCTGATCCGAGAGCCATGCAGATAGCCAACGATGCAGCACTGACCTATGAGCGGTTGGGAAGCCCTGAAGGTGAATTGGCACTTGGTCAAGCTGTCATCTATCTAGCTGTAGCTGCTAAGAGCAATGCTGGATACAACGCATACAACCAAGCAAGAGCCTTCGTGAAACAGGATAAATCAAGAGAGGTTCCTGTTCATCTTCGCAATGCACCTACGAAGCTCATGAAGGAGCTAGGATATGGGCATGAATACCGATATGCTCATGATGAACCTAATGCTTATGCTGCTGGTGAAACCTATCTGCCTGACGGTATAGAAGAACCTGGTTGGTATCAACCTGTTCCTAGAGGCTTGGAAATCAAGATTGGTGAGAAGCTGTCCATGCTGAAGAAGTGGGATGAAGAAGCTGGAAAAAAATAG
- a CDS encoding ATP-binding protein, giving the protein MQQEDIFYEDRFLESWAGSIITNPSTAIVELVANCWDAYATEVKIDWADPKKNKQFSISDNGKGMTKDEFDYIWRAMSYDRISKTGPTTAPPPDVEGLPRFVFGKNGKGRFASFCLSQSYFITSIKDGQKFVYKVSRTSNKPLITELVEYVESGVEGHGTTITGEGEIRQTNLSVEQARELLGSRFLANPSFKVILNGSPITFSDISKSSLSIVDVDVPGYGTVKIYHIDTLKADKTTKQHGIAWWVTNRAVGDCKWRGTDVERILDGRTEKAKRYTFIVQADFLNKENAVKEDWSGFNDNNVAWQTTRPIVQDKIREIISNTSSAEREGKRTAVLERVGESVNLLPLLSKDRVTTFVNEVVDTCPNC; this is encoded by the coding sequence GTGCAACAAGAAGATATTTTCTACGAAGACCGCTTTCTTGAAAGCTGGGCCGGCTCCATCATCACCAATCCCAGCACGGCAATCGTAGAGTTGGTTGCAAACTGCTGGGATGCATACGCCACTGAAGTAAAAATAGACTGGGCCGATCCGAAGAAGAACAAGCAATTCTCTATCTCGGACAACGGCAAAGGCATGACCAAGGATGAGTTTGACTACATCTGGCGTGCCATGTCCTATGACCGTATCAGCAAAACGGGTCCAACCACTGCACCGCCACCAGATGTAGAGGGGCTTCCACGGTTCGTCTTCGGGAAGAATGGCAAAGGGCGCTTTGCCAGCTTCTGCTTGAGCCAGAGTTACTTCATTACATCCATAAAGGACGGCCAAAAATTCGTTTATAAGGTCAGTAGAACATCAAACAAGCCTTTGATCACTGAGCTTGTTGAGTACGTTGAATCTGGCGTGGAAGGACATGGCACCACAATCACTGGTGAAGGTGAAATTCGTCAAACCAACTTGTCCGTAGAGCAGGCTAGAGAATTGCTCGGTAGTCGGTTTCTAGCTAACCCTTCGTTCAAGGTCATCCTGAATGGAAGCCCCATCACCTTCAGCGATATCAGCAAGTCCTCATTATCTATCGTTGATGTTGACGTTCCTGGCTACGGTACGGTTAAGATTTACCACATAGATACTCTGAAGGCGGACAAGACCACTAAGCAGCATGGGATTGCATGGTGGGTAACGAATCGAGCCGTGGGTGATTGCAAGTGGCGTGGCACTGACGTTGAACGCATTCTTGATGGTCGGACGGAGAAGGCGAAGCGATATACCTTTATCGTTCAGGCCGATTTCTTGAACAAGGAAAATGCGGTCAAGGAGGATTGGTCCGGCTTCAATGATAATAATGTTGCTTGGCAGACGACTAGGCCGATTGTTCAGGACAAGATCCGAGAGATAATCTCCAACACAAGCTCTGCGGAACGGGAAGGTAAGAGGACTGCCGTCCT